ACAAGTTGGGATTCATGATTGCTGTACCTGTTTTCCTTGTTTCGTTACCCAACAAatgtttagaaaatttttcatcgtAATTGTCGTTAAAGAGTTTAAATTTAGTGGTAGTAGTAAGGCTTGAGGGGTTGGTGGTGAGGTTACTAGTGTTATCACCTTGCCAAAGACCTCTCGGTGGGCTTAAAGATGATTGGTAGATCGCTGTTATGACCAGCGCCGCTACCACCAGTGTTGCGTTGAGCATGTTCTCCGACAACCCATTCTTTGTACGAATCAACTTTACTAATGCTCTTTCAGGACGACTAGTTCTTTTCTTAATGCGCTTAATCTTGGCGGTGGTCGTATCATCGTCTTCGGCGCTACTCATGTTCAACCCTTGTCTTCCAACATTTTCTATGATTTCTCGAGCTGTCAAGCCTTCCGAGTTCTTAGCTTTTACATCTAACCCATAAAAGGAATCCAACAACAGTTGTACTGCCTGCGTAGAATATTATAAATAGTCATTAATAAAATGATCAAAGGATCACAACTTATTATTATATTGCATATATACCTGATGTTGTTTCTTTGTAGCTGCAATGTGCAACACAGTGTTGTCATCATCATCTCTCCAATTCACAACCTTTCTTTCCAAACCATTGCCTCCTCCACGATGGTTCTTTCGAAGCCATCCATGTAAGAGATTAAAAGCGTCGGTGTGGTCATTTTTCAGAGCAAGATGTAATGCAGTCTCGTTACGAACCGTGACATCCTCAACGCATTCAGGGCAAGTTTCAAGGAACTGGAATAAAAGATTAGAGTTCCCCACTGCAGCTGCACAATGGAAAGGGGTCATCCCTTCCCTTCCTTTGACGCGAACCAGGTCTTTATCGGTCTCCAACAGTCGAAGCACTAGCCTCGTATGCCCCATTTTGAAGGCCAAGTGCATGGGGCTAAACCCATCTTGGTTTAGCTTCCGACCAAACGAAGGCTTCAAGTTCATCATCTCCATTGCAAACTTAATTTGGCCCTTATTTGCTGCTATGTGAAGTGGAGTATCGATGAAAGGAATCTGATCAATATGCTCCAACATGTATGGATCCTCTCCAATTAGAGAGTACAAGGCATCAATATTTCCTGTTCCAGCTATTTCTCTCAAGCTTGGATCCAtgcttttgtttctttctttaaaTGATGAAGAAATTAGGAGAGTTGCAAAACGACTATCCTTATTTGAAACCTCAACTGATTTAACTCAATCTTACACTAAACTAATCCCCCAAGGGTATATTTATATTGCACAACAATAtcgaatattttaaaaaatgattaatatatttatatctaAGGACGGATATGAATCGATGGCCGCCTATTACAGACATCAATAACTTGACTCCCAATCCCCATTTCTCACTTTAATATAATTTCGACGCATTTTCGCCATTTGCTCTAGGGCAAGTTGACCAGCTTCGCTTTAAAACaatgtactcttaaacaaggGAGAagctagaaaaaatttgtaggggccggataaaattttaatttttaatagtttatatatttataatttgtaaaagattaaatcgaaattttataattttaggaggccaaagtgaaattttatctttactaatttcaaattttaaaaacatttaagcgcctaaaaataattttacattttgaaatctaaaagttGATGGACTAAATTCTTAGAAataaaagtttagggactaaatttcaaatttgtgaAGAGTAACGAGGTTTATGACATATATTAACCTACTCATATTGTTAATATTATGGTATATgaagtattaattttaaataatttttaagtaattaatataaattctttataaatttgaatttaaattgctaaggaaagaaataatttcaatatataaattatatttaaattgtaGTTAATATAAATGAAGgataaatttataatttcacACTAAAATCAACTTTTGAAAATCCAAAAcctatttttttagattttggtttttcttaaaaatattttgacaACTTGGTTtggtttgaaaaaaaatttatttatatcatAGGATATTAGAAATGTACATTTAGACATCAATTTTGAATGAAGTCTTATTATATATAGTAGCATGTTGGCACAAAATGGAAACaagtatttttatattaattattttttgacaaatTCCACAAAAGTGGGACATGTTATTAAtcgaaatatttataaattaaataataatattaatattaaataattttttaagtttataatgttATTACTAAATATTCTACCTTtggtatttttattaaaactttaaatatatataattgtatattttctttataaataattgattgtaaatttttatacattgtactttatgttataataaaattatttggtATTAAGTTAACTAAtagaaaatattcatattttaaatatgtatttctttttataatatttattttaacaatttttacaCTAGATCTATTTAGAAAATAGTTT
Above is a genomic segment from Gossypium arboreum isolate Shixiya-1 chromosome 8, ASM2569848v2, whole genome shotgun sequence containing:
- the LOC108469187 gene encoding ankyrin repeat-containing protein BDA1-like translates to MDPSLREIAGTGNIDALYSLIGEDPYMLEHIDQIPFIDTPLHIAANKGQIKFAMEMMNLKPSFGRKLNQDGFSPMHLAFKMGHTRLVLRLLETDKDLVRVKGREGMTPFHCAAAVGNSNLLFQFLETCPECVEDVTVRNETALHLALKNDHTDAFNLLHGWLRKNHRGGGNGLERKVVNWRDDDDNTVLHIAATKKQHQAVQLLLDSFYGLDVKAKNSEGLTAREIIENVGRQGLNMSSAEDDDTTTAKIKRIKKRTSRPERALVKLIRTKNGLSENMLNATLVVAALVITAIYQSSLSPPRGLWQGDNTSNLTTNPSSLTTTTKFKLFNDNYDEKFSKHLLGNETRKTGTAIMNPNLFLGFWIFNFIAFGLPVLLTVFLLYDVARILLIPLYFLSVSYFNCMTLISPSMFWTNLNFVVMWGAIILPSLLVFGGVWLWMLPRYREMRQIRRRVLNDNNVGIIQLLRISV